AGTGCCTGATGAAGAATTGGTTTTGCATGGAGACTTGGTGCAAGCACTCACAGAAAGTCGGCTGAATGTGAAGCTATACAAGAAGATCAAGCGCTTGGTTCTTAAACGTCGCAAGCAAACTCAGGCCCTGCCATATGGAGAGGCCGTGTTAATCAATCGGATGTTTTGGTGGGCCTACTTTGGCAGTCGACACGAGGACGTGCGGGTTTATCAAGTGGACGAGCTGCCATCGCTACTCACGTCAGCGATTCCTAGCTAGCTAGGTGATAAACAGAATCATACGGGACTGTCTGGAAATGTCTCAGACAAGGTGGGAGCTACAAAAAACTGGAACTTGTAGGCCGATACTTGAGGGCTAACAGTCCCTAGGCAGATGCGTAGTCGATGCGATCTGAAATACTCTCAAAGGCCTGGTAGAACTCATCATAGGTAAAAGGCTTGGCTAGCATCTGATCTGGCCAAGCTCGTTGCTTACCGTCTTGAGATTCAAAGATATCCTTGCCGAGATCGCTCAAGCCTGTGAGACCAATGATCGGTAAGGCATACCCAAGCCGTCTGACTTCTGCAACAAATTCGAAGCCATCCATTTCAGGCATCCGAATGTCAGAAATCACAACTTGAATCTTACCGTGCTTTAAGCGAAGCAGTCCCTCTTCTGCGGACA
This is a stretch of genomic DNA from Pseudobacteriovorax antillogorgiicola. It encodes these proteins:
- a CDS encoding response regulator, encoding MQLKALIIDDNPEIVDLVREVLAANNFSVTPALSAEEGLLRLKHGKIQVVISDIRMPEMDGFEFVAEVRRLGYALPIIGLTGLSDLGKDIFESQDGKQRAWPDQMLAKPFTYDEFYQAFESISDRIDYASA